In a genomic window of Nothobranchius furzeri strain GRZ-AD chromosome 14, NfurGRZ-RIMD1, whole genome shotgun sequence:
- the LOC129164937 gene encoding uncharacterized protein isoform X1, producing MVVESWCGLNTHGVQIALGVELTARAKRQLSCRVHFYIQSERRAGNSRKFQAARASRCSVKFSTSNEIIMLLKVKHQSSKKYIRLQPGFTYLEFISEVKNKFGLPDVTELHIFDETDTAVEEDIFLELIEANPDICLTVSDSSAGDAHSTSSSLTDTVSLSSSDSDLHRDLGIPVTGSRLSSGVKNKSTTEVSESEAAKEMVENALHVKPGGEDVLEEYKLEKSLQHRTRRQLVNILASHMTEMHG from the exons ATGGTTGTTGAATCCTGGTGTGGTTTGAACACCCACGGTGTCCAAATAGCTCTTGGGGTGGAACTAACAGCGCGAGCTAAGCGCCAACTCTCCTGTCGAGTTCATTTCTACATCCAGTCTGAGAGGAGAGCAGGCAACTCTAGAAAGTTCCAGGCAGCGCGGGCTAGCAGATGCAGTGTCAAGTTTTCAACGTCAAACG AAATCATCATGTTGCTGAAGGTGAAACACCAAAGTTCCAAGAAGTACATACGGTTACAGCCAGGGTTCACATATTTGGAGTTCATCAGTGAAG TCAAAAACAAGTTTGGGCTTCCTGATGTCACAGAACTGCACATTTTTGATGAGACTGATACAGCAGTGGAGGAAGACATCTTTCTTGAACTGATAGAGGCCAATCCTGACATATGCCTGACTGTAAGTGACAGCTCAGCAGGTGATG CTCATTCAACCTCATCCTCCCTCACGGATACCGTGTCACTATCGTCTAGTGACAGTGATCTTCACAGAGATTTGGGGATCCCTGTTACTGGAAGTAGATTGAGCTCTGGGGTCAAGAACAAGTCTACCACAGAAGTTTCAGAGTCTGAGGCTGCAAAAGAG ATGGTAGAGAATGCATTGCATGTAAAACCTGGAGGTGAGGATGTCTTGGAAGAGTACAAGTTGGAGAAATCCCTGCAGCATCGCACGCGCAGGCAACTTGTTAACATACTGGCTAGTCATATGACTGAGATGCACGGCTAA
- the LOC129164937 gene encoding uncharacterized protein isoform X2, translating into MVVESWCGLNTHGVQIALGVELTARAKRQLSCRVHFYIQSERRAGNSRKFQAARASRCSVKFSTSNEIIMLLKVKHQSSKKYIRLQPGFTYLEFISEVKNKFGLPDVTELHIFDETDTAVEEDIFLELIEANPDICLTVSDSSAGDAHSTSSSLTDTVSLSSSDSDLHRDLGIPVTGSRLSSGVKNKSTTEVSESEAAKEEDSFT; encoded by the exons ATGGTTGTTGAATCCTGGTGTGGTTTGAACACCCACGGTGTCCAAATAGCTCTTGGGGTGGAACTAACAGCGCGAGCTAAGCGCCAACTCTCCTGTCGAGTTCATTTCTACATCCAGTCTGAGAGGAGAGCAGGCAACTCTAGAAAGTTCCAGGCAGCGCGGGCTAGCAGATGCAGTGTCAAGTTTTCAACGTCAAACG AAATCATCATGTTGCTGAAGGTGAAACACCAAAGTTCCAAGAAGTACATACGGTTACAGCCAGGGTTCACATATTTGGAGTTCATCAGTGAAG TCAAAAACAAGTTTGGGCTTCCTGATGTCACAGAACTGCACATTTTTGATGAGACTGATACAGCAGTGGAGGAAGACATCTTTCTTGAACTGATAGAGGCCAATCCTGACATATGCCTGACTGTAAGTGACAGCTCAGCAGGTGATG CTCATTCAACCTCATCCTCCCTCACGGATACCGTGTCACTATCGTCTAGTGACAGTGATCTTCACAGAGATTTGGGGATCCCTGTTACTGGAAGTAGATTGAGCTCTGGGGTCAAGAACAAGTCTACCACAGAAGTTTCAGAGTCTGAGGCTGCAAAAGAG GAGGATTCCTTCACGTAA
- the LOC129164938 gene encoding spectrin alpha chain, non-erythrocytic 1-like: MSDLSAYGSSIQALKEQAQSCRDLKANESRLRDINKVASELESEGLMAEEAPMVPAQQQEHLGSAPGKDEADSNTASPWKTVRLGVQTTANFNSIKVRGSSSLPV, translated from the exons atgtcggacctgtcggcttacggcagcagcatccaggccctgaaggagcaggcccagtcctgcagg gacctgaaggccaacgagtcccgcctgagggacatcaacaaggtggcatctgaactggagtcagaaggtctgatggctgaggaggctcctatggttccggctcag caacaagaacatctgggttctgctcctggaaag gatgaagccgactctaacacggcgtcaccctggaag accgtacggttgggcgttcagacgacggctaactttaattccatcaaggtaagaggaagctcttcccttcctgtctga